In Paraburkholderia flagellata, a genomic segment contains:
- a CDS encoding cupin domain-containing protein: protein ATPTAHPNAPAARGQGQTIDLLGKIDLIEGHWQPRVVAEMNDYQFKVVKLAGDFVWHSHADTDETFIVLEGELRIDTREGPIVVRAGQLAVVPKGAEHKPCAIGEVKLLLIEPRGVANTGDGARSERTVENDLWI, encoded by the coding sequence CAGCCACACCCACCGCTCACCCCAACGCCCCGGCCGCGCGCGGACAGGGCCAGACCATCGACCTGCTCGGCAAGATCGACCTGATCGAAGGCCACTGGCAACCGCGCGTGGTTGCCGAGATGAACGACTATCAGTTCAAGGTCGTGAAGCTCGCTGGAGATTTCGTCTGGCACAGCCACGCCGATACTGACGAAACGTTCATCGTGCTCGAAGGCGAGTTGCGCATCGACACGCGTGAGGGTCCCATCGTCGTACGTGCAGGCCAACTGGCCGTCGTGCCGAAGGGCGCCGAACACAAGCCCTGTGCGATTGGCGAAGTGAAGCTCCTGCTGATCGAACCGCGCGGCGTGGCCAACACCGGCGACGGCGCGCGCAGCGAACGCACGGTGGAAAACGATCTCTGGATCTGA
- a CDS encoding ABC transporter permease subunit, with the protein MLAYTLRRVLWSVPTVLAVITACFLLLHLTPGGPFDTDKRLSAAVMANLNARYHLDEPLWQQYLRYLGALLHGDLGSSFRYADWSVNELVKKAAPVSLGIGGLSIPLAVLFGVALGTLAAVRRNSVVDHAVMLLGNLGNVVPPFVLGPVLVLGFAILLKSADGNGLLPAGGWGDGDWRHRVLPVALLVIINMAAIARVMRGSLIEVLSGNFIRTARAKGLPAHTIVLRHALRPALMPVVSLLGPVCISSITAAVVTESVFALPGLGQLVVNGAVNRDYTLVLGLVVLTTVCAVLFNLLVDLAYAWLDPRIRY; encoded by the coding sequence ATGCTCGCCTACACCCTGCGCCGCGTGCTGTGGTCGGTGCCGACCGTGCTCGCGGTCATCACCGCCTGCTTTCTGCTGCTGCATCTCACGCCCGGTGGTCCGTTCGACACCGACAAGCGCCTCTCCGCCGCAGTAATGGCCAATCTCAACGCGCGCTATCACCTCGACGAGCCGCTGTGGCAACAATATCTCCGCTATCTCGGCGCGCTGCTGCACGGCGACCTCGGCAGTTCGTTCCGCTACGCCGACTGGTCGGTCAACGAGCTAGTGAAGAAGGCCGCGCCGGTGAGCCTTGGCATCGGAGGCCTCTCCATTCCGCTCGCGGTACTGTTCGGCGTTGCGCTCGGCACGCTGGCCGCCGTGCGCCGCAACAGCGTGGTCGACCACGCCGTGATGCTGCTCGGCAATCTCGGCAACGTCGTGCCGCCGTTCGTGCTCGGTCCGGTTCTCGTGCTTGGCTTCGCGATCCTGCTCAAATCGGCAGACGGCAACGGCCTCTTGCCCGCAGGCGGCTGGGGCGACGGCGACTGGCGTCACCGCGTGCTGCCCGTCGCGCTGCTCGTCATCATCAACATGGCCGCGATCGCGCGCGTCATGCGCGGCAGCCTGATCGAGGTGCTCTCCGGCAACTTCATCCGCACGGCGCGCGCCAAGGGCTTGCCCGCGCACACCATCGTGTTGCGCCACGCCCTGCGCCCCGCGCTCATGCCCGTCGTCTCGCTGCTCGGCCCGGTCTGCATTTCGTCGATCACGGCGGCCGTCGTCACCGAATCGGTTTTCGCGCTCCCTGGGCTCGGTCAACTGGTTGTGAACGGCGCGGTCAACCGCGACTACACGCTCGTGCTCGGCCTGGTCGTCCTCACCACGGTCTGCGCCGTGCTCTTCAATCTGCTCGTCGACCTCGCCTATGCGTGGCTCGATCCGCGCATCCGTTACTAA
- a CDS encoding ABC transporter permease, translating to MNASGLIAPAATAQKRRLPPALARFVQHRAALASVVLLALIALACFAGPLFLPNSPIDNDWSAISLAPTLQGGHWFGTDELGRDLLARTLVGGRVSLEVGLLGAFVSALVGVIYGATAGYLGGRVDAVMMRIVDMMYAIPYMLIAILMVTLFGRAFSLVVLTISAFSWLDMARVVRGQTLSLRSREFVDAARAIGVRPAAIVARHIVPNLAGIVAVYATVTVPTIILTESVLSFLGLGVQEPMTSWGVLIQDGAQKLDAMPWLLLCPAALLCTTLYCVNFVGDGLRDALDPRER from the coding sequence ATGAACGCATCTGGTCTCATTGCGCCAGCCGCCACCGCGCAGAAGCGTCGCTTGCCGCCCGCGCTGGCGCGCTTCGTGCAGCACCGTGCTGCGCTCGCAAGCGTCGTACTGCTCGCCCTCATCGCGCTGGCCTGCTTCGCGGGTCCCCTGTTCCTGCCCAATTCGCCCATCGACAACGACTGGAGCGCGATCAGCCTCGCTCCTACGCTTCAGGGCGGTCACTGGTTCGGCACCGACGAACTGGGCCGCGACTTGCTGGCGCGCACGCTGGTTGGCGGGCGCGTCTCGCTCGAGGTTGGGCTGCTCGGTGCCTTCGTTTCCGCGCTGGTCGGCGTGATCTACGGCGCAACGGCCGGCTATCTGGGCGGCCGCGTGGACGCCGTGATGATGCGTATCGTCGACATGATGTACGCGATCCCCTACATGCTGATCGCCATTCTCATGGTCACGCTGTTCGGGCGCGCGTTCTCGCTCGTCGTGCTCACCATCAGCGCGTTTTCCTGGCTCGACATGGCTCGCGTGGTGCGCGGCCAAACGCTCTCGCTGCGCTCGCGCGAATTCGTCGACGCCGCGCGCGCCATTGGCGTGCGGCCCGCGGCGATCGTCGCGCGCCATATCGTGCCGAATCTCGCAGGCATCGTCGCCGTCTACGCCACCGTTACCGTGCCAACAATCATTCTTACGGAGTCCGTATTGTCGTTTCTCGGCCTTGGCGTTCAGGAGCCCATGACGAGCTGGGGCGTGCTGATCCAGGACGGCGCGCAAAAGCTCGATGCCATGCCGTGGCTGCTGCTCTGCCCCGCTGCGCTGCTCTGCACGACGCTCTACTGCGTGAATTTCGTCGGCGACGGTCTGCGCGACGCACTCGACCCACGGGAGCGCTGA
- a CDS encoding ABC transporter ATP-binding protein, translated as MALLEVQDLSVRFERRDGPPVKVVHDVSFSLDAGGTLGIVGESGSGKSQSVMGLLGLLASNGRATGHARLRGENLLAMKPRALNRIRGDRVAMIFQDPMTSLNPFLTVERQMTEALQLHRKVSRRTARQRAIEALERVRIPDAAQRIGMYPHEFSGGMRQRVLIAAALMMEPDVLIADEPTTALDVTVQAQIMALLREMNRERGTAIVLITHDMGVVAELCDDVMVMYAGRTVEKASARDLFAHPLHPYTAGLLGARPRLDAPGGAPLHTIPGNPPVPGSGGAGCAFAPRCAAALERCHTQMPPLESIGAPPYLRSRACHLPISDKAELGAHA; from the coding sequence ATGGCCCTGCTCGAAGTCCAGGACCTGAGCGTGCGTTTCGAGCGCCGCGACGGACCGCCCGTGAAGGTCGTGCACGACGTGTCGTTTTCGCTCGATGCCGGCGGCACACTCGGTATCGTCGGCGAATCGGGGTCCGGCAAAAGTCAATCCGTCATGGGGCTGCTGGGGCTGCTCGCGTCGAATGGGCGCGCCACCGGTCACGCACGCCTGCGCGGCGAGAATCTTCTTGCCATGAAACCACGCGCGCTAAACCGCATTCGCGGTGACCGCGTCGCCATGATCTTCCAGGACCCGATGACCTCGCTGAACCCGTTCCTCACCGTCGAACGGCAAATGACCGAAGCGTTGCAGTTGCACCGCAAGGTCTCGCGGCGCACGGCGCGCCAGCGCGCGATCGAAGCGCTCGAACGCGTGCGCATTCCCGACGCGGCGCAGCGCATCGGCATGTATCCGCACGAGTTCTCGGGCGGCATGCGCCAGCGCGTGTTGATCGCGGCGGCGCTGATGATGGAGCCCGATGTGCTGATCGCCGACGAGCCGACCACGGCGCTCGACGTCACCGTTCAGGCGCAGATCATGGCGCTGTTACGCGAGATGAATCGCGAGCGCGGCACGGCCATCGTGCTCATCACGCACGACATGGGCGTGGTGGCTGAGCTTTGCGACGACGTCATGGTGATGTACGCGGGCCGCACGGTGGAGAAGGCAAGCGCGCGCGATTTGTTCGCGCATCCGCTGCATCCGTACACCGCCGGATTGCTGGGCGCGCGGCCGCGCCTCGATGCGCCAGGCGGCGCCCCGTTGCACACGATCCCGGGTAATCCGCCCGTGCCGGGCAGCGGTGGCGCCGGCTGCGCATTCGCGCCCCGCTGCGCGGCGGCGCTGGAGCGATGCCACACGCAGATGCCGCCGCTCGAATCCATCGGTGCGCCGCCATATTTGCGTTCGCGAGCATGCCATCTACCCATCAGCGATAAGGCCGAACTGGGAGCCCACGCATGA
- a CDS encoding ABC transporter ATP-binding protein → MTNHTKAHTKTPGMPDDTLLRVRDLAVNFRVARGPWPWQKAQLHAVNGISFDVRRGETLGLVGESGCGKSTLARAVIGLSPVASGSVTWQGEETVFGTQRRLGTLRRGVQMIFQDPLASLDPRMSIGEIVAEPLRAHAPHLGRKEIARRVLTMLERVGLNAHHLERRAHEFSGGQCQRVGIARALIGEPALVICDEPVSALDVSIQAQIVNLLRDLQRDLALSLLFVGHDLAVVKTLSHRVMVMYLGRVMELGTREAVYDDPAHPYTRALLDAVPVADPKRERGRHAPLLRGEIPSPLNPPSGCAFRTRCPKASAQCAAAAPEPAVTSLGGSIVACWHPRAAGDFIAA, encoded by the coding sequence ATGACGAATCACACAAAAGCGCACACGAAAACGCCTGGCATGCCTGACGACACGCTTCTGCGCGTACGCGACCTCGCTGTGAATTTTCGCGTAGCACGCGGCCCGTGGCCGTGGCAGAAAGCGCAACTGCACGCCGTGAACGGTATCTCGTTCGATGTGCGCCGCGGCGAAACGCTCGGGCTCGTGGGCGAATCGGGCTGCGGCAAGTCCACGCTCGCGCGCGCCGTGATCGGCCTCTCGCCCGTCGCATCGGGCAGCGTGACGTGGCAAGGCGAAGAAACCGTTTTCGGGACGCAACGGCGCCTCGGCACGCTGCGCCGCGGCGTGCAGATGATCTTCCAGGATCCACTCGCTTCGCTCGATCCGCGCATGTCGATCGGCGAGATCGTGGCCGAACCCTTGCGCGCGCACGCGCCGCACCTGGGCCGCAAGGAAATCGCGCGCCGTGTGCTCACGATGCTCGAGCGTGTCGGCCTGAACGCGCATCACCTCGAACGCCGCGCGCACGAATTCTCGGGCGGTCAGTGCCAGCGTGTCGGCATCGCGCGCGCGTTGATCGGCGAACCCGCGCTCGTGATCTGTGACGAACCGGTTTCCGCACTCGACGTCTCCATTCAGGCGCAGATCGTCAATCTGCTGCGTGACCTGCAGCGCGACCTCGCGCTCTCGCTGCTGTTCGTCGGCCACGACCTCGCCGTAGTCAAGACGCTCAGCCATCGCGTCATGGTCATGTACCTCGGTCGCGTCATGGAACTCGGCACGCGAGAAGCGGTGTACGACGATCCCGCGCATCCCTACACGCGCGCACTGCTCGACGCCGTACCGGTGGCCGACCCGAAGCGCGAGCGCGGGCGCCACGCACCACTGCTACGCGGCGAGATTCCCTCGCCGCTCAATCCGCCTTCAGGCTGCGCATTCCGCACACGCTGCCCGAAGGCCTCTGCCCAGTGCGCCGCAGCGGCGCCTGAACCGGCCGTCACCAGCCTCGGCGGTTCGATCGTCGCCTGCTGGCACCCGCGCGCAGCTGGCGACTTCATTGCCGCCTGA
- a CDS encoding OprD family outer membrane porin, translated as MRRERRDNSTGARLALLALGLPLSLAAAAQTAGVQQNTQNGQPAAQAQVQQAAPVNAKKTRNKARRKSAKSTGPANAQAATQPGQSSAAVQMHAQHADPLVEPNAVDRLASGSPDQHADQTVRADNPKAPQSSQAQSKGFIADSSLTLNLRNYLDHFDNEGGPHRHAWVQGAMLDYTSGYTQGLVGLGLDASLYGALKLDGGQGAGNMVHVGKDGGGSNQLAWAYPGIWDVKARISDTVAKYGLQMVSDNPFFEPHDNRALPPTFLGVSLVSKDVSDAVLQAGSFTKVNPRGHTNLVDLSTSYGGVKFKRFSYLGGSWDYSKNGSLSLFANQADDVWRQYYASLQQSYGDPSTIKWTGFFNIYSTHEQGSAMQGPIDSNAYSLSLAAQHGPHSLLLGYQQILGDQFYDYVNETAGDYLVNSMDVDYNAPHEQSFQVRYGFDGAYAGLPGAKAMLWYALGWGADASAGAAANPTSASPFYSLYWRNGQPVHGSHHEFFTYRLGDTTWTYAERWCHGTLREMINVH; from the coding sequence ATGAGAAGGGAACGAAGAGACAACAGCACCGGTGCGCGACTCGCGCTGCTCGCGCTCGGCCTGCCGCTGAGCCTTGCGGCGGCTGCGCAAACCGCAGGTGTTCAACAGAACACGCAGAACGGGCAACCCGCTGCGCAGGCGCAGGTTCAGCAAGCCGCGCCAGTCAACGCGAAAAAGACCCGCAACAAGGCGCGCCGCAAATCGGCCAAAAGTACCGGGCCTGCGAACGCGCAGGCCGCAACGCAGCCGGGACAATCCTCAGCCGCCGTGCAGATGCACGCGCAGCACGCGGACCCGCTTGTGGAGCCCAACGCGGTCGACCGCCTCGCATCCGGCTCGCCGGATCAGCACGCCGACCAAACCGTGCGGGCCGACAACCCGAAAGCGCCGCAGTCGAGCCAGGCGCAAAGCAAGGGCTTCATAGCGGATAGCAGCCTCACCCTAAACCTTCGCAACTACCTCGATCACTTCGACAACGAAGGCGGTCCGCATCGCCATGCGTGGGTGCAGGGCGCGATGCTCGACTACACCTCGGGCTATACGCAGGGGCTCGTCGGTCTCGGCCTTGACGCGTCGCTCTACGGCGCGCTGAAACTCGACGGCGGCCAGGGCGCGGGGAACATGGTGCACGTGGGCAAGGACGGCGGCGGCTCGAATCAGCTTGCGTGGGCCTACCCTGGCATCTGGGACGTCAAGGCCCGCATTTCCGATACGGTCGCGAAGTACGGCCTGCAAATGGTGTCGGACAACCCGTTCTTCGAGCCGCACGACAACCGCGCACTGCCGCCCACGTTCCTCGGCGTCTCGCTCGTGAGCAAGGACGTTTCCGACGCCGTGCTCCAGGCGGGCAGTTTCACGAAGGTCAATCCGCGCGGCCACACCAATCTCGTCGACCTCTCGACCTCGTACGGCGGCGTGAAATTCAAGCGCTTCAGCTACTTGGGCGGCAGCTGGGACTACAGCAAGAACGGGAGCCTCTCGCTTTTCGCCAACCAGGCCGACGACGTCTGGCGCCAGTACTACGCGTCCTTGCAGCAGAGCTACGGCGACCCTTCGACGATCAAGTGGACCGGCTTCTTCAACATTTACTCGACGCACGAGCAAGGCAGCGCGATGCAGGGCCCCATCGACAGCAACGCGTACAGTCTTTCGCTTGCCGCACAGCACGGCCCGCATTCGCTCCTGCTCGGCTACCAGCAGATTCTCGGCGACCAGTTCTACGACTATGTGAACGAGACGGCAGGCGACTATCTCGTCAACTCGATGGACGTGGACTACAACGCGCCGCATGAGCAGTCGTTCCAGGTGCGCTATGGTTTCGATGGCGCCTATGCGGGCCTGCCGGGCGCGAAAGCCATGCTCTGGTACGCACTCGGCTGGGGCGCCGATGCGTCGGCGGGTGCAGCCGCCAACCCGACGTCCGCGAGCCCGTTCTATAGCCTCTACTGGAGAAACGGGCAGCCCGTGCACGGCTCGCACCACGAGTTTTTCACTTACCGATTAGGTGACACCACATGGACATACGCAGAACGCTGGTGCCACGGTACATTACGAGAAATGATCAATGTCCATTGA
- a CDS encoding HAD domain-containing protein → MTTRRESVDHPILFLDLDGVLHPLGEIALDGNGQLARYPTLFRWRPIPETLLDPFPEVRIVVSSDWRRLFDDPSLVQLLGPLGTRFDGVVQAYGPSRMDEILTEVKHRNVTRWLALDDHLSVVNAAASDTRLIPCDAATGLSSSSVQQSLHVRS, encoded by the coding sequence ATGACGACGCGCAGGGAATCCGTGGACCACCCGATACTGTTTCTGGACCTCGATGGCGTTCTCCATCCGCTGGGCGAGATTGCGCTCGACGGGAACGGCCAGCTGGCGAGGTACCCTACGCTCTTTCGCTGGCGACCGATCCCGGAGACACTGCTCGACCCATTTCCCGAGGTCCGCATCGTGGTCAGTTCGGACTGGCGCCGGCTGTTCGATGACCCGAGCCTGGTGCAACTGCTCGGCCCGCTTGGCACCCGGTTCGATGGCGTGGTGCAAGCTTACGGTCCCTCACGGATGGATGAGATCCTGACGGAGGTAAAGCACAGAAACGTCACCCGCTGGCTGGCCCTCGACGATCATCTGAGCGTGGTGAACGCGGCCGCGAGTGATACCCGTCTCATCCCCTGCGATGCTGCCACCGGCCTGTCGTCCTCGTCGGTGCAGCAGTCGCTGCACGTGCGCTCGTAA
- a CDS encoding cyclic-phosphate processing receiver domain-containing protein produces the protein MKVFLDDERITPDGWVRAFWPDEAIALLRTGEVTELSLDHDLGDDARGTGYTVLLWLEEQVAVYSMPPPVIHVHSANPSARLKMDAAIT, from the coding sequence GTGAAAGTCTTTCTGGACGATGAACGCATTACACCCGACGGCTGGGTGCGCGCATTCTGGCCTGACGAGGCCATCGCGCTTCTCAGAACGGGAGAGGTGACCGAACTGTCGCTCGACCACGATCTGGGTGACGATGCGCGCGGCACGGGCTACACGGTTCTGCTATGGCTGGAAGAGCAGGTCGCCGTGTACAGCATGCCACCGCCGGTCATTCACGTACATTCGGCAAACCCGTCCGCCCGCCTGAAAATGGACGCGGCTATTACGTAG
- a CDS encoding 3'-5' exoribonuclease domain-containing protein: MTGPRSPWKTRYFLDTEFTSFESCELISLAIVGEDGREFYAEVSDFERALCSDFVRQTVLPQLGNPPGRAMPARQVRQELLAWLAEVPLKPTPVLCFDYEGDLRLVEHLPGYRLPKGWKTENVYRRINDLEKERFFMESGLSDHHALHDARANAYAFT, translated from the coding sequence ATGACTGGACCACGCAGCCCATGGAAGACCCGCTATTTCCTCGATACCGAGTTCACGTCGTTCGAGTCTTGCGAGCTGATCTCGCTGGCGATTGTGGGCGAAGACGGGCGCGAGTTCTACGCGGAGGTGTCCGACTTCGAGCGTGCGCTGTGTAGTGATTTTGTGCGGCAAACGGTGCTGCCGCAGCTGGGCAATCCGCCCGGCCGCGCCATGCCGGCCCGTCAGGTGCGCCAGGAACTGCTGGCGTGGCTCGCCGAGGTGCCACTCAAGCCCACGCCAGTTCTCTGCTTCGACTATGAAGGCGATCTCCGGCTGGTCGAGCACCTGCCCGGGTATCGCCTGCCGAAAGGCTGGAAGACTGAAAATGTCTATCGCCGGATCAATGACCTCGAGAAAGAGCGGTTTTTCATGGAGTCCGGCCTGAGCGATCACCACGCCCTGCACGATGCCCGCGCGAATGCATATGCGTTCACCTGA
- a CDS encoding antitoxin Xre/MbcA/ParS toxin-binding domain-containing protein — MAKSKPPEREALWQYRVMEFGEGNETWRDIREVYYCDGRPECYSVETASPFWFADEGDEAAMRVLDRMREALSRPVLRPRDFVARKTPAARSTFFVRVSAMFDQATGVFGCEEGAEGWLETPAYGLDGRRPVDLLRSAEGTRVIYDLLTRLDYGTYT; from the coding sequence ATGGCTAAAAGCAAGCCCCCTGAGCGGGAAGCTCTCTGGCAATACCGTGTCATGGAGTTCGGCGAAGGCAATGAAACCTGGCGTGACATCCGCGAGGTTTATTACTGCGATGGCCGCCCTGAATGCTACTCGGTCGAGACTGCCAGCCCTTTCTGGTTCGCAGACGAAGGCGATGAGGCTGCGATGCGCGTGCTGGACCGGATGCGCGAGGCCCTGAGCCGGCCTGTCCTGAGGCCGCGTGATTTTGTCGCGCGCAAAACACCTGCTGCCCGGTCAACATTCTTTGTTCGCGTTTCCGCGATGTTTGATCAGGCGACGGGCGTTTTTGGTTGCGAGGAAGGTGCGGAGGGCTGGCTTGAAACTCCGGCCTACGGGCTCGATGGGCGAAGGCCCGTTGATCTTCTGCGAAGTGCCGAAGGCACAAGAGTTATCTATGACCTCCTGACCCGGCTCGACTATGGAACGTACACCTGA
- a CDS encoding antitoxin Xre/MbcA/ParS toxin-binding domain-containing protein — translation MSDLHMVQGVHIRKSDASMLRAARGAVFEASDWLTAEQVAGLACPDASGSPVRPDCWIAEGRIFSVRYGQHDYFPAYGLDPERQYRPVAALADVLRVFDSTKDGWHLAYWFASVNRYLGGKRPLDLLATEPGRVIAAAQVEARGVWHG, via the coding sequence ATGAGCGATCTGCATATGGTGCAAGGTGTGCATATCCGCAAGAGCGACGCCTCGATGCTTCGGGCGGCCAGAGGGGCTGTATTCGAAGCGAGCGACTGGCTGACCGCGGAGCAGGTCGCCGGGCTCGCGTGCCCGGACGCATCTGGGTCGCCAGTGCGGCCCGATTGCTGGATAGCAGAGGGCCGGATCTTTTCGGTCAGGTACGGACAACACGACTACTTCCCAGCCTACGGTCTGGATCCTGAACGCCAGTATCGACCGGTAGCGGCGCTTGCAGATGTCCTTCGAGTCTTTGACAGCACGAAGGACGGCTGGCACCTCGCGTACTGGTTTGCATCGGTGAACAGGTACCTGGGTGGCAAGCGTCCACTCGATCTGCTTGCAACGGAGCCCGGGCGTGTGATTGCCGCGGCGCAGGTGGAGGCTAGAGGGGTTTGGCATGGCTAG
- a CDS encoding 3'-5' exoribonuclease produces the protein MIDTSFHGAIVFPVQHGDFTERNTRYFIDTEYTSFGSCQLISLAIAGENGDDFYGERTDYDEALCSDFVHAVVLPQLGRIEGCAMPFEQLREALRVWLGEISPMSGPILCYDHETDLNLLRFLLAAPLPRGWTLENIAGRCDAQRRAAYFEQHGGEHHALHDARANFYAFAG, from the coding sequence ATGATCGATACGAGCTTTCACGGTGCGATCGTATTTCCTGTACAGCACGGTGACTTCACCGAAAGGAACACGCGGTACTTCATCGACACCGAGTACACCAGTTTTGGGTCCTGCCAGCTCATCAGCCTCGCTATCGCCGGGGAGAACGGCGACGATTTCTACGGTGAGCGGACCGATTACGATGAGGCGCTATGCAGTGACTTTGTGCATGCGGTGGTGCTGCCCCAACTAGGCCGCATCGAGGGGTGCGCAATGCCATTTGAACAACTGCGTGAAGCCCTGCGCGTGTGGCTCGGAGAAATTTCACCTATGTCGGGGCCGATACTCTGCTACGACCATGAAACGGACTTGAACCTGCTCCGGTTCCTGCTTGCAGCCCCTTTGCCGCGCGGCTGGACGCTCGAAAACATCGCTGGCCGGTGCGATGCCCAGCGGCGTGCGGCGTATTTCGAGCAGCACGGCGGGGAGCACCACGCACTGCACGACGCGCGGGCTAATTTCTACGCCTTCGCCGGCTGA
- a CDS encoding helix-turn-helix domain-containing protein, which yields MTATSRTYLSSVERGRQSPTLDKLEGIANDIDVHPLTLLIYAYTAGASESEVQKTKSRVERELENLVLFDQGGLAIDSR from the coding sequence ATGACCGCAACCAGTCGGACATACTTGAGTTCGGTCGAAAGGGGCCGACAAAGCCCGACGCTCGACAAGTTGGAAGGAATCGCCAACGATATTGACGTCCATCCGTTGACGTTACTAATCTACGCCTACACGGCGGGGGCATCGGAGAGCGAGGTACAAAAAACCAAATCGCGAGTTGAACGCGAACTTGAGAATCTGGTCCTCTTTGATCAAGGCGGATTAGCGATTGATTCAAGGTGA
- a CDS encoding type II toxin-antitoxin system CcdA family antitoxin has translation MCCSWQHVRDQSVRRFPTTAHNTAPPKRSTNVSLAENLPAEATDLGIKVSQAAEVGLARAVTDKRAEVWMEQNADAIASSNEYVEKRGLPLPQFRNFW, from the coding sequence ATGTGTTGCTCGTGGCAACATGTGAGGGATCAGTCAGTCCGGAGATTCCCAACGACGGCACACAATACGGCACCCCCGAAGAGGTCCACGAACGTTTCGCTCGCGGAAAATCTTCCTGCCGAAGCCACGGATCTCGGCATCAAAGTATCGCAAGCAGCCGAGGTGGGATTGGCCAGGGCGGTCACAGACAAGCGAGCCGAGGTTTGGATGGAGCAAAACGCGGATGCAATCGCGAGTTCGAACGAGTACGTGGAAAAGCGCGGCCTGCCGCTGCCCCAGTTTCGGAACTTTTGGTGA
- a CDS encoding site-specific integrase, with product MSSAQLADSTHVKALRYIENLYQHADQLRGEASLDVALGTLNDEVLAEILESWFVSIRNQPDGTAIDEKRWQTGLAFVTAIVTWVSRSQAADDRIRRIEKQLTRLSTLYSQLHVRRVRSIEAVRSLPASTVKALYEILDPESSGSPFAREQTRWRAFIAFVLMLHQGLRRGEILLLPVDAIKSAYDDRQGRTRYWLNVQENEYEDLNDDPRYSKPGIKTAHSIRQVPVSELTASLVQSYAENYRGRPQHSFLLNSQAGLPLSTEALTKMFAQVSRCLPAPVLKELKERTGKESVTPHDLRHTSAAVRLHQLLEQGDAMDEAIQKLRTFFGWSKTSSMPSRYARAVFEDRLAGVWNDAFDDRIALLRALPKGH from the coding sequence ATGTCGTCGGCTCAGTTGGCCGATTCGACGCACGTCAAGGCGCTACGCTACATCGAAAACCTGTATCAACACGCCGACCAGCTTCGCGGCGAGGCGTCGCTGGACGTCGCGCTGGGAACGCTGAACGACGAGGTGCTGGCCGAGATTCTTGAGTCATGGTTCGTATCGATCCGCAATCAGCCTGACGGCACCGCCATAGATGAAAAGCGTTGGCAGACCGGCTTGGCGTTCGTCACAGCAATTGTGACGTGGGTGTCCAGGAGTCAGGCTGCTGACGACAGAATTCGGCGCATTGAAAAACAGCTGACCCGGCTTTCGACGCTTTACAGCCAGCTTCACGTTCGCAGAGTCAGGTCGATCGAGGCCGTCCGTTCATTGCCGGCGAGCACGGTCAAGGCGCTGTACGAAATTCTGGATCCCGAATCATCCGGGAGTCCGTTCGCGCGTGAGCAGACCCGCTGGCGTGCCTTCATCGCGTTTGTATTGATGCTGCATCAGGGACTGCGTCGCGGCGAAATCCTGCTGTTACCTGTCGACGCGATAAAGAGTGCCTACGACGACAGGCAAGGCCGAACGCGATACTGGCTCAACGTTCAGGAAAACGAGTACGAGGACCTGAACGATGACCCGCGTTACTCGAAACCTGGCATCAAGACCGCGCATTCGATCCGTCAGGTTCCGGTCAGTGAATTGACCGCGAGCTTGGTGCAATCGTACGCGGAAAACTATCGTGGCCGACCGCAGCATTCGTTTCTGCTCAACTCCCAGGCTGGCTTGCCGCTGTCGACGGAGGCATTGACAAAGATGTTTGCGCAGGTCTCACGTTGCTTGCCTGCGCCTGTCCTGAAGGAACTGAAAGAACGCACGGGCAAGGAATCTGTCACTCCGCACGATCTTCGCCACACGTCTGCTGCCGTGCGGCTCCATCAGCTGCTCGAACAAGGCGATGCGATGGACGAAGCGATCCAGAAACTGCGCACCTTCTTCGGCTGGTCCAAGACATCCTCGATGCCATCGCGGTATGCGCGGGCAGTATTCGAAGATCGCCTGGCTGGCGTGTGGAACGACGCGTTCGACGACCGCATAGCCTTGTTGCGCGCGCTTCCCAAGGGGCACTAG